One genomic segment of Synchiropus splendidus isolate RoL2022-P1 chromosome 16, RoL_Sspl_1.0, whole genome shotgun sequence includes these proteins:
- the LOC128747639 gene encoding uncharacterized protein LOC128747639 isoform X5: MQKSYTNFARWPHITVKSPVRVIEETSRNKVMTHCCDCSEDGINWEKILSFIARNESPAPHPVCPQPTQDTNPICPLVSHIRCYCGCANDLDQPTDSVTLQNNGTQMNYQGPLPNPFIATQSCHCIRDTTPNLRHNLGYSRPCMMVHTSHNMTQRSRCEMTHLSQPYMGSLSRHSLVLHSRNNMAPHSVHSLDSHSSKKETQPSNRNMPLQSCPTMAYQSSQSMAPHACHNMAVHSHGLSHHLVAQTSHSVGLQPGTGMAQPLQVRYNFSRIIYSSSEPSFGPLPPSRPPSQANFSIQSHSPLNQGEECRVRTRVSNRTGEPGPATDLHAGTSSMICNAAVIEPKHSMSQQGNKTQSGTPVQMLQDRFAILKRTKKPLNAFLLFMRENREEVRKELGISNSAVVNMALGEKWNKMTSEEQALYYEQAYFERRLYYSDSSNSNICQQG; encoded by the exons ATGCAAAAGTCATACACTAACTTCGCAAGGTGGCCACATATCACTGTCAAGTCACCAGTCAGAGTTATCGAG GAAACATCAAGAAACAAAGTCATGACACACTGCTGTGATTGCTCTGAAGATGGCATCAATTGGGAAAAAATTTTGTCCTTCATTGCAAGAAATGAATCTCCAGCTCCTCATCCTGTCTGTCCTCAACCCACTCAAGATACCAATCCCATTTGCCCCCTCGTAAGCCACATCAGATGCTACTGTGGATGCGCCAATGACCTTGATCAACCTACAGATTCAGTCACATTGCAAAACAACGGGACCCAGATGAATTACCAAGGACCACTGCCAAATCCATTTATAGCCACACAATCCTGTCATTGCATTCGAGACACGACACCCAATTTGAGACATAACTTGGGATATTCTAGACCCTGTATGATGGTGCACACAAGTCACAATATGACGCAGCGCTCAAGATGTGAAATGACCCACCTTTCACAACCATACATGGGTAGTCTTTCTAGACATAGCTTAGTGCTGCATTCTAGGAACAACATGGCACCACATTCAGTCCACAGTCTGGATTCACATTCAAGTAAAAAGGAAACTCAACCGTCAAATCGCAACATGCCATTGCAATCATGTCCCACCATGGCGTACCAGTCAAGTCAAAGCATGGCACCACATGCATGCCACAACATGGCGGTGCATAGTCACGGATTGAGTCATCACTTAGTAGCACAGACAAGTCACAGTGTTGGACTTCAACCTGGTACTGGAATGGCCCAGCCACTCCAGGTCAGGTACAACTTTTCACGGATTATCTACAGTTCATCTGAGCCAAGTTTTGGCCCGCTACCACCATCAAGGCCTCCTTCCCAGGCAAACTTCAGCATTCAATCTCATTCCCCTCTAAACCAGGGTGAGGAGTGCCGGGTGAGGACACGAGTGAGCAACAGGACTGGGGAGCCAGGCCCAGCAACTGATTTGCATGCAGGAACTTCATCCATGATCTGTAATGCTGCAGTGATTGAGCCAAAACATTCGATGAGTCAgcaa GGCAACAAGACACAGAGTGGGACACCGGTTCAAATGCTTCAGGACCGTTTTGCCATCCT aaaaagaacaaaaaagccATTGAATGCCTTTCTACTATTTATGAGAGAAAACAGGGAGGAAGTCAGGAAAGAACTTGGAATCAGTAACAGTGCAGTTGTGAATATGGCCTTGGGAGAAAAG TGGAATAAGATGACTTCTGAAGAGCAAGCCTTGTATTATGAGCAAGCTTACTTTGAGAGACGTCTCTACTATTCtgacagcagcaacagtaaCATTTGT CAGCAGGGCtaa
- the LOC128747639 gene encoding uncharacterized protein LOC128747639 isoform X4, producing MQKSYTNFARWPHITVKSPVRVIEETSRNKVMTHCCDCSEDGINWEKILSFIARNESPAPHPVCPQPTQDTNPICPLVSHIRCYCGCANDLDQPTDSVTLQNNGTQMNYQGPLPNPFIATQSCHCIRDTTPNLRHNLGYSRPCMMVHTSHNMTQRSRCEMTHLSQPYMGSLSRHSLVLHSRNNMAPHSVHSLDSHSSKKETQPSNRNMPLQSCPTMAYQSSQSMAPHACHNMAVHSHGLSHHLVAQTSHSVGLQPGTGMAQPLQVRYNFSRIIYSSSEPSFGPLPPSRPPSQANFSIQSHSPLNQGEECRVRTRVSNRTGEPGPATDLHAGTSSMICNAAVIEPKHSMSQQGNKTQSGTPVQMLQDRFAILRKRTKKPLNAFLLFMRENREEVRKELGISNSAVVNMALGEKWNKMTSEEQALYYEQAYFERRLYYSDSSNSNICQQG from the exons ATGCAAAAGTCATACACTAACTTCGCAAGGTGGCCACATATCACTGTCAAGTCACCAGTCAGAGTTATCGAG GAAACATCAAGAAACAAAGTCATGACACACTGCTGTGATTGCTCTGAAGATGGCATCAATTGGGAAAAAATTTTGTCCTTCATTGCAAGAAATGAATCTCCAGCTCCTCATCCTGTCTGTCCTCAACCCACTCAAGATACCAATCCCATTTGCCCCCTCGTAAGCCACATCAGATGCTACTGTGGATGCGCCAATGACCTTGATCAACCTACAGATTCAGTCACATTGCAAAACAACGGGACCCAGATGAATTACCAAGGACCACTGCCAAATCCATTTATAGCCACACAATCCTGTCATTGCATTCGAGACACGACACCCAATTTGAGACATAACTTGGGATATTCTAGACCCTGTATGATGGTGCACACAAGTCACAATATGACGCAGCGCTCAAGATGTGAAATGACCCACCTTTCACAACCATACATGGGTAGTCTTTCTAGACATAGCTTAGTGCTGCATTCTAGGAACAACATGGCACCACATTCAGTCCACAGTCTGGATTCACATTCAAGTAAAAAGGAAACTCAACCGTCAAATCGCAACATGCCATTGCAATCATGTCCCACCATGGCGTACCAGTCAAGTCAAAGCATGGCACCACATGCATGCCACAACATGGCGGTGCATAGTCACGGATTGAGTCATCACTTAGTAGCACAGACAAGTCACAGTGTTGGACTTCAACCTGGTACTGGAATGGCCCAGCCACTCCAGGTCAGGTACAACTTTTCACGGATTATCTACAGTTCATCTGAGCCAAGTTTTGGCCCGCTACCACCATCAAGGCCTCCTTCCCAGGCAAACTTCAGCATTCAATCTCATTCCCCTCTAAACCAGGGTGAGGAGTGCCGGGTGAGGACACGAGTGAGCAACAGGACTGGGGAGCCAGGCCCAGCAACTGATTTGCATGCAGGAACTTCATCCATGATCTGTAATGCTGCAGTGATTGAGCCAAAACATTCGATGAGTCAgcaa GGCAACAAGACACAGAGTGGGACACCGGTTCAAATGCTTCAGGACCGTTTTGCCATCCT cagaaaaagaacaaaaaagccATTGAATGCCTTTCTACTATTTATGAGAGAAAACAGGGAGGAAGTCAGGAAAGAACTTGGAATCAGTAACAGTGCAGTTGTGAATATGGCCTTGGGAGAAAAG TGGAATAAGATGACTTCTGAAGAGCAAGCCTTGTATTATGAGCAAGCTTACTTTGAGAGACGTCTCTACTATTCtgacagcagcaacagtaaCATTTGT CAGCAGGGCtaa
- the LOC128747639 gene encoding transcription factor 7-like 1-B isoform X3, translating into MQKSYTNFARWPHITVKSPVRVIEETSRNKVMTHCCDCSEDGINWEKILSFIARNESPAPHPVCPQPTQDTNPICPLVSHIRCYCGCANDLDQPTDSVTLQNNGTQMNYQGPLPNPFIATQSCHCIRDTTPNLRHNLGYSRPCMMVHTSHNMTQRSRCEMTHLSQPYMGSLSRHSLVLHSRNNMAPHSVHSLDSHSSKKETQPSNRNMPLQSCPTMAYQSSQSMAPHACHNMAVHSHGLSHHLVAQTSHSVGLQPGTGMAQPLQVRYNFSRIIYSSSEPSFGPLPPSRPPSQANFSIQSHSPLNQGEECRVRTRVSNRTGEPGPATDLHAGTSSMICNAAVIEPKHSMSQQGNKTQSGTPVQMLQDRFAILDRERRETSVQRKRTKKPLNAFLLFMRENREEVRKELGISNSAVVNMALGEKWNKMTSEEQALYYEQAYFERRLYYSDSSNSNICQQG; encoded by the exons ATGCAAAAGTCATACACTAACTTCGCAAGGTGGCCACATATCACTGTCAAGTCACCAGTCAGAGTTATCGAG GAAACATCAAGAAACAAAGTCATGACACACTGCTGTGATTGCTCTGAAGATGGCATCAATTGGGAAAAAATTTTGTCCTTCATTGCAAGAAATGAATCTCCAGCTCCTCATCCTGTCTGTCCTCAACCCACTCAAGATACCAATCCCATTTGCCCCCTCGTAAGCCACATCAGATGCTACTGTGGATGCGCCAATGACCTTGATCAACCTACAGATTCAGTCACATTGCAAAACAACGGGACCCAGATGAATTACCAAGGACCACTGCCAAATCCATTTATAGCCACACAATCCTGTCATTGCATTCGAGACACGACACCCAATTTGAGACATAACTTGGGATATTCTAGACCCTGTATGATGGTGCACACAAGTCACAATATGACGCAGCGCTCAAGATGTGAAATGACCCACCTTTCACAACCATACATGGGTAGTCTTTCTAGACATAGCTTAGTGCTGCATTCTAGGAACAACATGGCACCACATTCAGTCCACAGTCTGGATTCACATTCAAGTAAAAAGGAAACTCAACCGTCAAATCGCAACATGCCATTGCAATCATGTCCCACCATGGCGTACCAGTCAAGTCAAAGCATGGCACCACATGCATGCCACAACATGGCGGTGCATAGTCACGGATTGAGTCATCACTTAGTAGCACAGACAAGTCACAGTGTTGGACTTCAACCTGGTACTGGAATGGCCCAGCCACTCCAGGTCAGGTACAACTTTTCACGGATTATCTACAGTTCATCTGAGCCAAGTTTTGGCCCGCTACCACCATCAAGGCCTCCTTCCCAGGCAAACTTCAGCATTCAATCTCATTCCCCTCTAAACCAGGGTGAGGAGTGCCGGGTGAGGACACGAGTGAGCAACAGGACTGGGGAGCCAGGCCCAGCAACTGATTTGCATGCAGGAACTTCATCCATGATCTGTAATGCTGCAGTGATTGAGCCAAAACATTCGATGAGTCAgcaa GGCAACAAGACACAGAGTGGGACACCGGTTCAAATGCTTCAGGACCGTTTTGCCATCCT TGACAGAGAAAGACGTGAAACATCTGTGCAGAG aaaaagaacaaaaaagccATTGAATGCCTTTCTACTATTTATGAGAGAAAACAGGGAGGAAGTCAGGAAAGAACTTGGAATCAGTAACAGTGCAGTTGTGAATATGGCCTTGGGAGAAAAG TGGAATAAGATGACTTCTGAAGAGCAAGCCTTGTATTATGAGCAAGCTTACTTTGAGAGACGTCTCTACTATTCtgacagcagcaacagtaaCATTTGT CAGCAGGGCtaa
- the LOC128747639 gene encoding transcription factor 7-like 1-B isoform X2: MQKSYTNFARWPHITVKSPVRVIEETSRNKVMTHCCDCSEDGINWEKILSFIARNESPAPHPVCPQPTQDTNPICPLVSHIRCYCGCANDLDQPTDSVTLQNNGTQMNYQGPLPNPFIATQSCHCIRDTTPNLRHNLGYSRPCMMVHTSHNMTQRSRCEMTHLSQPYMGSLSRHSLVLHSRNNMAPHSVHSLDSHSSKKETQPSNRNMPLQSCPTMAYQSSQSMAPHACHNMAVHSHGLSHHLVAQTSHSVGLQPGTGMAQPLQVRYNFSRIIYSSSEPSFGPLPPSRPPSQANFSIQSHSPLNQGEECRVRTRVSNRTGEPGPATDLHAGTSSMICNAAVIEPKHSMSQQGNKTQSGTPVQMLQDRFAILDRERRETSVQSRKRTKKPLNAFLLFMRENREEVRKELGISNSAVVNMALGEKWNKMTSEEQALYYEQAYFERRLYYSDSSNSNICQG, from the exons ATGCAAAAGTCATACACTAACTTCGCAAGGTGGCCACATATCACTGTCAAGTCACCAGTCAGAGTTATCGAG GAAACATCAAGAAACAAAGTCATGACACACTGCTGTGATTGCTCTGAAGATGGCATCAATTGGGAAAAAATTTTGTCCTTCATTGCAAGAAATGAATCTCCAGCTCCTCATCCTGTCTGTCCTCAACCCACTCAAGATACCAATCCCATTTGCCCCCTCGTAAGCCACATCAGATGCTACTGTGGATGCGCCAATGACCTTGATCAACCTACAGATTCAGTCACATTGCAAAACAACGGGACCCAGATGAATTACCAAGGACCACTGCCAAATCCATTTATAGCCACACAATCCTGTCATTGCATTCGAGACACGACACCCAATTTGAGACATAACTTGGGATATTCTAGACCCTGTATGATGGTGCACACAAGTCACAATATGACGCAGCGCTCAAGATGTGAAATGACCCACCTTTCACAACCATACATGGGTAGTCTTTCTAGACATAGCTTAGTGCTGCATTCTAGGAACAACATGGCACCACATTCAGTCCACAGTCTGGATTCACATTCAAGTAAAAAGGAAACTCAACCGTCAAATCGCAACATGCCATTGCAATCATGTCCCACCATGGCGTACCAGTCAAGTCAAAGCATGGCACCACATGCATGCCACAACATGGCGGTGCATAGTCACGGATTGAGTCATCACTTAGTAGCACAGACAAGTCACAGTGTTGGACTTCAACCTGGTACTGGAATGGCCCAGCCACTCCAGGTCAGGTACAACTTTTCACGGATTATCTACAGTTCATCTGAGCCAAGTTTTGGCCCGCTACCACCATCAAGGCCTCCTTCCCAGGCAAACTTCAGCATTCAATCTCATTCCCCTCTAAACCAGGGTGAGGAGTGCCGGGTGAGGACACGAGTGAGCAACAGGACTGGGGAGCCAGGCCCAGCAACTGATTTGCATGCAGGAACTTCATCCATGATCTGTAATGCTGCAGTGATTGAGCCAAAACATTCGATGAGTCAgcaa GGCAACAAGACACAGAGTGGGACACCGGTTCAAATGCTTCAGGACCGTTTTGCCATCCT TGACAGAGAAAGACGTGAAACATCTGTGCAGAG cagaaaaagaacaaaaaagccATTGAATGCCTTTCTACTATTTATGAGAGAAAACAGGGAGGAAGTCAGGAAAGAACTTGGAATCAGTAACAGTGCAGTTGTGAATATGGCCTTGGGAGAAAAG TGGAATAAGATGACTTCTGAAGAGCAAGCCTTGTATTATGAGCAAGCTTACTTTGAGAGACGTCTCTACTATTCtgacagcagcaacagtaaCATTTGT CAGGGCtaa
- the LOC128747639 gene encoding transcription factor 7-like 1-B isoform X1, giving the protein MQKSYTNFARWPHITVKSPVRVIEETSRNKVMTHCCDCSEDGINWEKILSFIARNESPAPHPVCPQPTQDTNPICPLVSHIRCYCGCANDLDQPTDSVTLQNNGTQMNYQGPLPNPFIATQSCHCIRDTTPNLRHNLGYSRPCMMVHTSHNMTQRSRCEMTHLSQPYMGSLSRHSLVLHSRNNMAPHSVHSLDSHSSKKETQPSNRNMPLQSCPTMAYQSSQSMAPHACHNMAVHSHGLSHHLVAQTSHSVGLQPGTGMAQPLQVRYNFSRIIYSSSEPSFGPLPPSRPPSQANFSIQSHSPLNQGEECRVRTRVSNRTGEPGPATDLHAGTSSMICNAAVIEPKHSMSQQGNKTQSGTPVQMLQDRFAILDRERRETSVQSRKRTKKPLNAFLLFMRENREEVRKELGISNSAVVNMALGEKWNKMTSEEQALYYEQAYFERRLYYSDSSNSNICQQG; this is encoded by the exons ATGCAAAAGTCATACACTAACTTCGCAAGGTGGCCACATATCACTGTCAAGTCACCAGTCAGAGTTATCGAG GAAACATCAAGAAACAAAGTCATGACACACTGCTGTGATTGCTCTGAAGATGGCATCAATTGGGAAAAAATTTTGTCCTTCATTGCAAGAAATGAATCTCCAGCTCCTCATCCTGTCTGTCCTCAACCCACTCAAGATACCAATCCCATTTGCCCCCTCGTAAGCCACATCAGATGCTACTGTGGATGCGCCAATGACCTTGATCAACCTACAGATTCAGTCACATTGCAAAACAACGGGACCCAGATGAATTACCAAGGACCACTGCCAAATCCATTTATAGCCACACAATCCTGTCATTGCATTCGAGACACGACACCCAATTTGAGACATAACTTGGGATATTCTAGACCCTGTATGATGGTGCACACAAGTCACAATATGACGCAGCGCTCAAGATGTGAAATGACCCACCTTTCACAACCATACATGGGTAGTCTTTCTAGACATAGCTTAGTGCTGCATTCTAGGAACAACATGGCACCACATTCAGTCCACAGTCTGGATTCACATTCAAGTAAAAAGGAAACTCAACCGTCAAATCGCAACATGCCATTGCAATCATGTCCCACCATGGCGTACCAGTCAAGTCAAAGCATGGCACCACATGCATGCCACAACATGGCGGTGCATAGTCACGGATTGAGTCATCACTTAGTAGCACAGACAAGTCACAGTGTTGGACTTCAACCTGGTACTGGAATGGCCCAGCCACTCCAGGTCAGGTACAACTTTTCACGGATTATCTACAGTTCATCTGAGCCAAGTTTTGGCCCGCTACCACCATCAAGGCCTCCTTCCCAGGCAAACTTCAGCATTCAATCTCATTCCCCTCTAAACCAGGGTGAGGAGTGCCGGGTGAGGACACGAGTGAGCAACAGGACTGGGGAGCCAGGCCCAGCAACTGATTTGCATGCAGGAACTTCATCCATGATCTGTAATGCTGCAGTGATTGAGCCAAAACATTCGATGAGTCAgcaa GGCAACAAGACACAGAGTGGGACACCGGTTCAAATGCTTCAGGACCGTTTTGCCATCCT TGACAGAGAAAGACGTGAAACATCTGTGCAGAG cagaaaaagaacaaaaaagccATTGAATGCCTTTCTACTATTTATGAGAGAAAACAGGGAGGAAGTCAGGAAAGAACTTGGAATCAGTAACAGTGCAGTTGTGAATATGGCCTTGGGAGAAAAG TGGAATAAGATGACTTCTGAAGAGCAAGCCTTGTATTATGAGCAAGCTTACTTTGAGAGACGTCTCTACTATTCtgacagcagcaacagtaaCATTTGT CAGCAGGGCtaa
- the LOC128747639 gene encoding transcription factor 7-like 1-B isoform X6, translating into MTHCCDCSEDGINWEKILSFIARNESPAPHPVCPQPTQDTNPICPLVSHIRCYCGCANDLDQPTDSVTLQNNGTQMNYQGPLPNPFIATQSCHCIRDTTPNLRHNLGYSRPCMMVHTSHNMTQRSRCEMTHLSQPYMGSLSRHSLVLHSRNNMAPHSVHSLDSHSSKKETQPSNRNMPLQSCPTMAYQSSQSMAPHACHNMAVHSHGLSHHLVAQTSHSVGLQPGTGMAQPLQVRYNFSRIIYSSSEPSFGPLPPSRPPSQANFSIQSHSPLNQGEECRVRTRVSNRTGEPGPATDLHAGTSSMICNAAVIEPKHSMSQQGNKTQSGTPVQMLQDRFAILDRERRETSVQSRKRTKKPLNAFLLFMRENREEVRKELGISNSAVVNMALGEKWNKMTSEEQALYYEQAYFERRLYYSDSSNSNICQQG; encoded by the exons ATGACACACTGCTGTGATTGCTCTGAAGATGGCATCAATTGGGAAAAAATTTTGTCCTTCATTGCAAGAAATGAATCTCCAGCTCCTCATCCTGTCTGTCCTCAACCCACTCAAGATACCAATCCCATTTGCCCCCTCGTAAGCCACATCAGATGCTACTGTGGATGCGCCAATGACCTTGATCAACCTACAGATTCAGTCACATTGCAAAACAACGGGACCCAGATGAATTACCAAGGACCACTGCCAAATCCATTTATAGCCACACAATCCTGTCATTGCATTCGAGACACGACACCCAATTTGAGACATAACTTGGGATATTCTAGACCCTGTATGATGGTGCACACAAGTCACAATATGACGCAGCGCTCAAGATGTGAAATGACCCACCTTTCACAACCATACATGGGTAGTCTTTCTAGACATAGCTTAGTGCTGCATTCTAGGAACAACATGGCACCACATTCAGTCCACAGTCTGGATTCACATTCAAGTAAAAAGGAAACTCAACCGTCAAATCGCAACATGCCATTGCAATCATGTCCCACCATGGCGTACCAGTCAAGTCAAAGCATGGCACCACATGCATGCCACAACATGGCGGTGCATAGTCACGGATTGAGTCATCACTTAGTAGCACAGACAAGTCACAGTGTTGGACTTCAACCTGGTACTGGAATGGCCCAGCCACTCCAGGTCAGGTACAACTTTTCACGGATTATCTACAGTTCATCTGAGCCAAGTTTTGGCCCGCTACCACCATCAAGGCCTCCTTCCCAGGCAAACTTCAGCATTCAATCTCATTCCCCTCTAAACCAGGGTGAGGAGTGCCGGGTGAGGACACGAGTGAGCAACAGGACTGGGGAGCCAGGCCCAGCAACTGATTTGCATGCAGGAACTTCATCCATGATCTGTAATGCTGCAGTGATTGAGCCAAAACATTCGATGAGTCAgcaa GGCAACAAGACACAGAGTGGGACACCGGTTCAAATGCTTCAGGACCGTTTTGCCATCCT TGACAGAGAAAGACGTGAAACATCTGTGCAGAG cagaaaaagaacaaaaaagccATTGAATGCCTTTCTACTATTTATGAGAGAAAACAGGGAGGAAGTCAGGAAAGAACTTGGAATCAGTAACAGTGCAGTTGTGAATATGGCCTTGGGAGAAAAG TGGAATAAGATGACTTCTGAAGAGCAAGCCTTGTATTATGAGCAAGCTTACTTTGAGAGACGTCTCTACTATTCtgacagcagcaacagtaaCATTTGT CAGCAGGGCtaa